TGTTGAGACCTTCCGTGTGCATTTTGTTGAGCTGTTTAGCTATTCCTTGAACGCGTCTTCTGGTCTGTCGTGTATGCTCAAGCTGGTTGTGAACCTCATGTTTGATATCGCTTACTGTTTGTTTCAGCTCCCGAGCAGGGTTAGCCCCTGAGGGCTTAATGGTCTTGGCGCTGGGAACGCCGTGTTTCTGTAAGATAAGAGCCACCTCTGGATTCCCAACCTTCTCCGCCGTATCCAGCGCCGTCTCGCCTGTTCGGTTAACAGCTTTCGTGTCGGTTATGTTGTTGTCTAGCAGCAGCTTAACGATCTGTGATCTTCCTTTTCTAGCTGCGATGTGCAACGCCGTGTTCCCCTTTGTGTCTGCTATATTGATAGACGACCTATCCGCTTTGATAAGCTCCTCTACCACCTCGATGTTTGTTCCTTTAGCTGCCATGTGAAGCGCTGTTTGGCCCTTCTTGTCCATCCTGATTGCGATCGCTGGTTCTGATGCCAAGAGGGCTTTAACTACCTTCACGTGCCCGTTCCTTGATGCAGAGTGCAACGCTGTTTTACCGTTGCTCTTGGCGATTCCCGCCAGGCTGCTTCCAAGTTCCAGTAGGAAGTTCACCACTTCCGTGTGTCCTTGCGTCGCAGCCGTGTGCAGTGCTGTTGTGTTCAGCAGATCCACCGTCATCGCTAGCTCCGAGTGAGCCTCTGCTAAAACCTTCAACACATCTGTAAAAAGAAGTCCAAAAATGTTAATAATCCTTAAGACCTGTTCTTGTGGTGATTCTTAGAAAAGGTTTGTGTACACAGTACCGAGATCTCCTTGCTTGGCAGCAATGTGGAAAGCATCGAATCCGTTCCTCGCTTTGATCTCAACCAGGGGAAGATCATAGCGTTTGATCATCTCTTTTACAATCTCGACATCACCATACTCTGCAGCAACGTAGAGTGCGGTTTCTCCTGATTGGTTCTGTTTCCCCAACAGCTCATTCAGCTCATGCTCTCTGGTTCTTGTGAGAATCTCAACAACTTCGTCCTTGTTTCCACGTCTCACGGCTGAATGGAGCAGCGTGTCCTCACGTTTTCCGGTCAGCTGTTTCGCCATTTTCTTCTTTGGCACGGTGTCCTCTTCCCcttccattttttttctctgttgaTACAGCCAAGAAGCTCTAAGTGAAACCTTTCTTTTATGaaacaatcaatcaatcaatcactTTCCACATAGATAAACACTGCATAAGAAAGGAAGTGAATGAGTACCCTCCAAACACTAGAGTTAGATC
The Raphanus sativus cultivar WK10039 chromosome 1, ASM80110v3, whole genome shotgun sequence DNA segment above includes these coding regions:
- the LOC108808345 gene encoding ankyrin repeat-containing protein At5g02620; translated protein: MEGEEDTVPKKKMAKQLTGKREDTLLHSAVRRGNKDEVVEILTRTREHELNELLGKQNQSGETALYVAAEYGDVEIVKEMIKRYDLPLVEIKARNGFDAFHIAAKQGDLDVLKVLAEAHSELAMTVDLLNTTALHTAATQGHTEVVNFLLELGSSLAGIAKSNGKTALHSASRNGHVKVVKALLASEPAIAIRMDKKGQTALHMAAKGTNIEVVEELIKADRSSINIADTKGNTALHIAARKGRSQIVKLLLDNNITDTKAVNRTGETALDTAEKVGNPEVALILQKHGVPSAKTIKPSGANPARELKQTVSDIKHEVHNQLEHTRQTRRRVQGIAKQLNKMHTEGLNNAINSTTVVAVLIATVAFAAIFTVPGQYVEDTSKIQDGHSLGEANIASTTPFIIFFIFDSIALFISLAVVVVQTSVVVIESKAKKQMMAVINKLMWLACVLISVAFLALSFVVVGEEEKWLAIWVTAIGATIMITTLGTMCYWIIQHKIEAANARNIRRSSVNSKSGSWGIPQLTDTDVLQNECKKMYAI